One genomic region from Streptomyces sp. Li-HN-5-11 encodes:
- a CDS encoding MerR family transcriptional regulator, with amino-acid sequence MRLAELSARSGVSTATIKYYLREGLLPPGRRVTATQAEYDEAHLRRLRLVRALIQVGRIPVNSAREVLAALQDDDLDRNSRLGIATWALPHGPAPEQADPATDAARRTADALLDRLGWTYGGASGEKPTAPAYGMLVSAIAALSRLGYPCAVANLEPYARAVERIAVTDLDLVESYETPDEQVEAAVALTVLYEPVLLSLRRLAEAEESRRRFDGT; translated from the coding sequence ATGCGACTGGCGGAGCTGAGCGCACGCAGCGGGGTCTCCACTGCGACGATCAAGTACTACCTGCGGGAAGGGCTGCTGCCCCCCGGCCGCCGGGTCACGGCCACACAGGCCGAGTACGACGAGGCGCACCTGCGGCGGCTGCGGCTGGTGCGGGCACTGATCCAGGTGGGGCGGATTCCGGTGAACTCCGCCCGGGAGGTGCTCGCCGCTCTGCAGGACGACGACCTGGACCGGAACAGCCGGCTGGGCATCGCCACCTGGGCACTCCCGCACGGACCGGCGCCCGAGCAGGCCGACCCGGCCACCGACGCGGCCCGGCGCACCGCCGACGCGCTGCTGGACCGGCTCGGCTGGACGTACGGCGGCGCGTCGGGCGAGAAACCCACCGCACCCGCGTACGGCATGCTGGTCAGCGCGATCGCGGCGCTGTCCCGGCTCGGTTACCCGTGCGCCGTGGCGAACTTGGAGCCGTACGCCCGCGCGGTGGAGCGGATCGCCGTCACCGACCTGGATCTGGTGGAGAGCTACGAGACTCCGGACGAGCAGGTGGAGGCCGCGGTGGCGCTGACCGTGCTGTACGAGCCGGTGCTGCTCAGCCTGCGCCGGCTCGCGGAGGCCGAGGAGTCGCGCCGGCGCTTCGACGGCACGTGA
- the leuD gene encoding 3-isopropylmalate dehydratase small subunit yields MEAFTTHTGRAVPLRRSNVDTDQIIPAHWLKKVTRDGFEDGLFEAWRKDPEFVLNRPERQGATVLVAGPDFGTGSSREHAVWALQNYGFKAVISSRFADIFRGNSLKNGLLTVVLEQKIVDALWELTEKDPTAEVTVDLEAREVRAEGITASFELDENSRWRLLNGLDDISITLQNEADIAAYEAGRPSFKPRTLPV; encoded by the coding sequence ATGGAAGCCTTCACCACCCACACCGGCCGGGCCGTCCCGCTGCGTCGCAGCAACGTCGACACCGACCAGATCATCCCCGCCCACTGGCTCAAGAAGGTGACGCGGGACGGGTTCGAGGACGGGCTGTTCGAGGCCTGGCGCAAGGACCCGGAGTTCGTCCTCAACCGCCCCGAGCGGCAGGGCGCGACCGTCCTGGTCGCCGGCCCCGACTTCGGCACCGGCTCCTCCCGCGAGCACGCCGTCTGGGCGCTGCAGAACTACGGCTTCAAGGCGGTGATCTCCTCCCGCTTCGCCGACATCTTCCGCGGCAACTCGCTGAAGAACGGCCTGCTCACCGTCGTCCTCGAGCAGAAGATCGTGGACGCCCTGTGGGAGCTCACCGAGAAGGACCCGACTGCTGAGGTCACTGTGGACCTTGAGGCTCGTGAGGTTCGCGCCGAGGGCATCACCGCCTCCTTCGAGCTGGACGAGAACTCCCGCTGGCGGCTGCTGAACGGGCTGGACGACATCTCCATCACTCTGCAGAACGAGGCGGACATCGCCGCGTACGAGGCCGGGCGCCCGTCGTTCAAGCCGCGCACGCTGCCGGTCTGA
- a CDS encoding fumarylacetoacetate hydrolase family protein: protein MRIARFSIDGNVAFGAVEGDKPDELVLDIIKGIPFADFELSGTRVPLSKVRLLPPVLPNKVVAFGRNYAEHARELGNEVPDAPFAFFKPSTSVIGSGDEIQYPAFSQELHHEAELAVVIGRMCREVPRERVRDVVFGYTCANDITARDVQRREKQWARAKGFDTSCPLGPWVETDLDLSAAADLTIQLTVNGEQRQLGRTSEMVHPIEDLIVNISEAMTLLPGDVVLTGTPAGVGPLNVGDEVAVTIEGIGTLTNKVVKRG from the coding sequence GTGCGCATCGCCAGGTTCTCCATCGACGGGAACGTCGCCTTCGGCGCGGTCGAGGGCGACAAGCCGGACGAGCTCGTCCTCGACATCATCAAGGGCATCCCGTTCGCGGACTTCGAGCTCTCCGGCACGAGGGTGCCGCTGAGCAAGGTACGGCTCCTGCCGCCGGTGCTCCCCAACAAGGTCGTGGCCTTCGGCCGCAACTACGCCGAGCACGCGCGCGAACTCGGCAACGAGGTACCCGACGCCCCGTTCGCCTTCTTCAAGCCCTCCACCTCGGTGATCGGCTCCGGCGACGAGATCCAGTACCCCGCCTTCTCCCAGGAACTGCACCACGAGGCCGAGCTGGCCGTCGTCATCGGCCGCATGTGCCGGGAGGTCCCGCGCGAGCGCGTCCGGGACGTGGTCTTCGGCTACACCTGCGCCAACGACATCACCGCCCGCGACGTCCAGCGGCGGGAGAAGCAGTGGGCCCGGGCCAAGGGCTTCGACACCTCCTGCCCGCTGGGCCCCTGGGTGGAGACGGACCTGGACCTGAGCGCCGCGGCCGACCTGACCATCCAGCTCACCGTCAACGGCGAGCAGCGCCAGCTCGGCCGCACCAGCGAGATGGTCCACCCGATCGAGGACCTGATCGTCAACATCTCCGAGGCCATGACGCTGCTTCCCGGCGACGTCGTCCTCACGGGCACCCCGGCGGGGGTCGGCCCCCTCAACGTCGGCGACGAGGTCGCCGTCACCATCGAAGGCATCGGCACTCTCACCAACAAGGTTGTCAAGCGTGGCTAG
- the ndgR gene encoding IclR family transcriptional regulator NdgR, with protein MDNSSGVGVLDKAALVLSALESGPATLAGLVAATGLARPTAHRLAVALEHHRMVARDMQGRFILGPRLAELAAAAGEDRLLATAGPVLTHLRDVTGESAQLYRRQGDMRICVAAAERLSGLRDTVPVGSTLTMKAGSSAQVLMAWEEPERLHRGLQGARFTATALSGVRRRGWAQSIGEREPGVASVSAPVRGPSNRVVAAVSVSGPIERLTRHPGRMHAQAVIDAAARLSEALRRSG; from the coding sequence ATGGACAACAGTAGCGGCGTAGGCGTCCTGGACAAGGCAGCCCTTGTCCTGAGCGCCCTGGAGTCCGGTCCGGCCACCCTCGCGGGCCTGGTCGCGGCGACCGGACTGGCACGACCCACGGCCCACCGGCTGGCCGTGGCTCTGGAACACCACCGCATGGTGGCGCGCGACATGCAGGGCCGTTTCATTCTCGGCCCCCGGCTGGCAGAACTGGCCGCGGCCGCGGGTGAGGACCGCCTCCTCGCCACCGCCGGCCCGGTGCTCACCCACCTCAGGGACGTCACGGGCGAGAGCGCGCAGCTCTACCGCCGCCAGGGCGACATGCGTATCTGCGTCGCCGCGGCGGAGCGCCTGTCCGGCCTGCGGGACACGGTCCCGGTCGGCTCGACGCTCACGATGAAGGCGGGCTCCTCGGCTCAGGTCCTCATGGCCTGGGAGGAGCCGGAGCGCCTGCACCGCGGCCTCCAGGGCGCCCGCTTCACGGCGACGGCCCTGTCGGGCGTACGGCGCCGGGGGTGGGCCCAGTCGATCGGCGAGCGGGAGCCGGGCGTCGCGTCCGTATCCGCTCCCGTGCGCGGCCCGTCGAACCGTGTGGTGGCCGCCGTCTCGGTCTCCGGACCCATCGAGCGCCTGACGCGCCACCCGGGCCGGATGCACGCCCAGGCGGTCATCGACGCCGCCGCGCGCCTCTCCGAGGCCCTGCGCCGCTCGGGCTGA
- a CDS encoding DUF4188 domain-containing protein: MGARAIEGRVTAASEDGVVVFLIGMRINSFAAVRSWWPVARAMGPMLAELARDEDSGLLGCKSLLGGVREVYLVQYWESKEKLLAYAAAPEGNHRPAWAAFNRRVREGKGRVGLWHETYVVLAGSHETIYMNMPAFGLAKATGVVPVGRRGDRAADRLRTS; this comes from the coding sequence ATGGGTGCCAGGGCGATCGAGGGGCGCGTGACCGCTGCGAGTGAGGACGGCGTGGTCGTCTTCCTCATCGGGATGCGCATCAACAGCTTTGCCGCGGTGCGCAGTTGGTGGCCGGTGGCGCGGGCCATGGGCCCGATGCTCGCGGAACTGGCCCGCGACGAGGACAGTGGGCTGCTCGGCTGCAAGTCCCTGCTGGGCGGGGTGCGCGAGGTCTACCTCGTGCAGTACTGGGAGTCCAAGGAGAAGCTCCTCGCGTACGCCGCGGCGCCGGAGGGGAACCACCGGCCCGCGTGGGCCGCCTTCAACCGGCGGGTGCGTGAGGGGAAGGGCAGGGTCGGGCTCTGGCACGAGACGTACGTCGTGCTGGCCGGGTCCCACGAGACCATCTACATGAACATGCCCGCCTTCGGCCTGGCGAAGGCGACGGGCGTCGTACCGGTCGGCCGGCGGGGCGACCGCGCGGCGGACCGGCTGCGGACCTCCTGA
- a CDS encoding nitrate- and nitrite sensing domain-containing protein, which produces MQGRFKRDGSASAEPEPHGGTDRGSSPPHAQNPGPSGDGGERPGRPGVTSPSASPSPAPAVKPAQGEAAVGTGSRIALRNWRISTRLVALLTLPVVAATSLGALRINQSLDDIRQLDNMKLLTDMTKQATELAAALQEERDQSAGPLSHPSSASDITVKGYREKTDRARDNFLAASEEIDGASRNGNLQGVRDTLVGLASELNGLSKIRKSAYATEGNASQTVESYHHLITELLGLSQDMAEATSNPDMIQRTRALAAFSSAKEYASVQRAVIAAALPANNTTAGKLSEPDRLYADSALESQTSELSSFRNIYGDGAEVLLKPIDEGNPTILAADTYAKRVLDQPNGLASLDKRSYRDWVDDSSTKIEQMQKIEHTLLEQMEQKARELRNATERDAIISGALILIVLGVSLVGAFIVARSMIRSLRRLQETATKVAQDRLPELVKQLSESDPQDVDTSVESVGVHSKDEIGQVAAAFDDVHREAVRLAAEQALLRGNVNAMFTNLSRRSQGLIQRQLSLISELESREADPDQLSSLFKLDHLATRMRRNGENLLVLAGEEPGRRWTRPVPLVDVLRAAASEVEQYERIELAAVPTTEVAGRVVNDLVHLLAELLENATSFSSPQTKVKVTGHALPDGRVLIEIHDTGIGLSPEDLAAINERLASPPTVDVSVSRRMGLFVVGRLSQRHGIRIQLRPSDSGGTTALVMLPVDVAQGGKKPAPGKSGAPSAGGPAAAQAAAGVAAARRQGPAAGGALGAGGAAGRLGGAAAPRGQVGAGQGPRAALPGAGGRPGGPGGARGPQGPAQPPQPQPQQGRSAPAGAGAGFGGQVPGAPQGLQAAGTGVPRNFGDGRQQDGFGGGARGAVPPQRANGTEQGRQPQLPPRGVPRAELPGGNEPSRTPGWGDDAAGRAAHDAPRGHDEQDPAQTSRMPRIDDRQGPGSTAEIPRIDDRQDPLSPAQTSAFPRPDFDAPQAGANGSQNTGSFVRSDVFGPTASRNNPSQTGQFAAPQAYDNGSTGQFPVPQAYDNGSTGQFAQPGYDAPYADRPALPDRQDPSATGEFERLQPGGPGADFAAPRPQAPQRPQRPVHEPDGRGAAQRPDQGRGPGDGWALPPASGPGDGRTPLYDTLETDWFRGQRQQADEPAPQPQAPAAAPRPSAAPLASSAPQRPAASSWRSSPNDDLVRQAERVRQPAAGGVTTSGLPRRVPRANLVPGTAQQQQHQSGPQVSRAPDDVRGRLTNLRRGIAQGRQAGTGQTGSFTSPTHQQER; this is translated from the coding sequence GTGCAGGGACGTTTCAAGAGGGATGGCAGCGCTTCGGCGGAGCCGGAGCCGCACGGCGGGACCGACCGCGGCTCCTCGCCCCCGCACGCCCAGAACCCGGGCCCGTCCGGCGACGGCGGTGAGCGCCCCGGGCGCCCCGGCGTGACCAGCCCGTCGGCGTCGCCGAGCCCCGCCCCGGCCGTCAAGCCGGCCCAGGGCGAGGCCGCGGTCGGCACGGGCTCGCGAATAGCCCTGCGCAACTGGCGCATCTCCACGCGTCTGGTCGCGCTGCTCACGCTCCCGGTGGTCGCGGCGACCTCCCTCGGCGCGCTGCGCATCAACCAGAGCCTGGACGACATCCGGCAGCTCGACAACATGAAGCTGCTGACGGACATGACCAAGCAGGCCACCGAGCTGGCCGCCGCGCTCCAGGAGGAGCGCGACCAGTCCGCCGGTCCGTTGTCCCACCCCTCCAGCGCGAGCGACATCACGGTCAAGGGCTACCGGGAGAAGACCGACCGGGCCCGCGACAACTTCCTCGCCGCCTCCGAGGAGATCGACGGCGCCAGCAGGAACGGCAACCTCCAGGGTGTCCGCGACACCCTCGTCGGCCTCGCCAGCGAGCTCAACGGCCTCAGCAAGATCCGTAAGAGCGCCTACGCGACCGAGGGCAACGCGTCCCAGACGGTCGAGTCCTACCACCACCTGATCACCGAGTTGCTCGGCCTCTCCCAGGACATGGCCGAGGCGACCAGCAACCCGGACATGATCCAGCGCACCCGCGCCCTGGCCGCCTTCTCCTCCGCCAAGGAGTACGCCTCCGTCCAGCGCGCCGTCATCGCCGCCGCGCTGCCCGCGAACAACACCACGGCCGGCAAGCTGTCCGAGCCCGACCGGCTGTACGCCGACTCGGCGCTGGAGAGCCAGACCTCCGAGCTCAGCAGCTTCCGCAACATCTACGGCGACGGCGCCGAGGTGCTCCTCAAGCCCATCGACGAGGGCAACCCGACCATCCTGGCGGCGGACACCTACGCCAAGCGCGTCCTCGACCAGCCGAACGGCCTCGCGTCGCTCGACAAGCGCTCGTACCGCGACTGGGTGGACGACAGCTCGACCAAGATCGAGCAGATGCAGAAGATCGAGCACACGCTGCTCGAGCAGATGGAGCAGAAGGCCCGCGAGCTGCGCAACGCCACCGAGCGCGACGCCATCATCTCGGGTGCGCTGATCCTGATCGTCCTCGGTGTGTCGCTGGTCGGCGCCTTCATCGTGGCCCGGTCCATGATCCGCTCGCTGCGCCGGCTGCAGGAGACCGCCACCAAGGTCGCCCAGGACCGCCTGCCCGAGCTGGTCAAGCAGCTGTCGGAGTCCGACCCGCAGGACGTCGACACCTCCGTCGAATCGGTCGGTGTGCACTCCAAGGACGAGATCGGCCAGGTGGCCGCGGCCTTCGACGACGTGCACCGCGAGGCGGTCCGCCTCGCCGCCGAACAGGCCCTGCTGCGGGGCAACGTCAACGCGATGTTCACCAACCTCTCGCGCCGCTCCCAGGGCCTGATCCAGCGCCAGCTGTCGCTGATCTCCGAGCTGGAGTCCCGCGAGGCCGACCCGGACCAGCTGTCCTCGCTGTTCAAGCTGGACCACCTCGCGACCCGTATGCGCCGTAACGGCGAGAACCTCCTCGTCCTCGCGGGTGAGGAGCCGGGCCGCCGCTGGACCCGTCCGGTCCCGCTGGTCGACGTGCTGCGCGCCGCCGCCTCCGAGGTGGAGCAGTACGAGCGCATCGAGCTCGCCGCCGTGCCGACGACCGAGGTCGCCGGCCGCGTGGTCAACGACCTCGTGCACCTGCTCGCCGAGCTGCTGGAGAACGCGACCTCCTTCTCCTCGCCGCAGACCAAGGTCAAGGTCACCGGTCACGCGCTGCCCGACGGCCGCGTGCTGATCGAGATCCACGACACCGGTATCGGCCTCTCCCCCGAGGACCTCGCGGCGATCAACGAGCGGCTCGCCTCGCCGCCCACCGTGGACGTCTCCGTCTCCCGCCGCATGGGCCTCTTCGTGGTCGGCCGCCTCTCCCAGCGGCACGGCATCCGCATCCAGCTGCGCCCGTCCGACTCCGGCGGCACGACGGCCCTCGTCATGCTGCCCGTGGACGTCGCCCAGGGCGGCAAGAAGCCGGCTCCGGGCAAGTCCGGCGCCCCCTCCGCGGGCGGTCCGGCGGCCGCGCAGGCCGCCGCCGGTGTGGCCGCGGCACGGCGTCAGGGCCCGGCGGCCGGCGGCGCCCTCGGCGCGGGCGGTGCCGCCGGTCGGCTCGGTGGCGCGGCCGCGCCGCGTGGCCAGGTCGGTGCCGGTCAGGGCCCGCGGGCCGCGCTGCCCGGTGCGGGCGGCCGTCCCGGCGGACCGGGCGGCGCGCGCGGACCGCAGGGTCCGGCCCAGCCTCCGCAGCCGCAGCCGCAGCAGGGCAGGTCTGCCCCGGCCGGCGCGGGTGCGGGCTTCGGCGGCCAGGTGCCGGGTGCCCCTCAGGGGCTGCAAGCGGCCGGCACGGGTGTGCCTCGGAACTTCGGCGACGGCCGGCAGCAGGACGGCTTCGGCGGTGGCGCACGCGGTGCCGTACCCCCGCAGCGGGCGAACGGAACCGAGCAGGGCCGGCAGCCGCAGCTGCCGCCGCGCGGTGTTCCGCGCGCGGAGCTGCCGGGCGGCAACGAGCCCTCCCGGACGCCGGGTTGGGGCGACGACGCGGCGGGACGCGCCGCGCACGACGCGCCGCGTGGCCACGACGAGCAGGACCCGGCGCAGACGTCCCGCATGCCGCGGATCGACGACCGCCAGGGCCCGGGCTCGACCGCGGAGATCCCCCGGATCGACGACCGGCAGGACCCGCTCTCCCCGGCTCAGACGTCGGCGTTCCCCCGCCCGGACTTCGACGCCCCGCAGGCGGGCGCGAACGGGTCGCAGAACACGGGCTCGTTCGTCCGCTCGGACGTCTTCGGCCCGACGGCGTCGCGCAACAACCCGTCGCAGACCGGGCAGTTCGCCGCCCCGCAGGCCTACGACAACGGCTCCACGGGCCAGTTCCCGGTCCCGCAGGCGTACGACAACGGCTCCACCGGCCAGTTCGCCCAGCCCGGCTACGACGCCCCGTACGCCGACCGGCCCGCCCTGCCGGACCGTCAGGACCCCTCCGCGACGGGTGAGTTCGAGCGGCTCCAGCCCGGCGGTCCGGGCGCCGACTTCGCAGCCCCGCGCCCGCAGGCCCCCCAGCGTCCGCAGCGCCCTGTCCACGAGCCGGACGGCAGGGGCGCCGCGCAGCGGCCCGACCAGGGCCGGGGGCCGGGTGACGGATGGGCGCTGCCTCCCGCCTCGGGTCCCGGCGACGGTCGGACCCCGCTGTACGACACTCTCGAAACGGACTGGTTCCGCGGTCAGCGGCAGCAGGCGGACGAGCCAGCTCCGCAGCCGCAGGCTCCCGCGGCCGCCCCGCGGCCCTCCGCCGCTCCGCTCGCCTCCTCCGCTCCCCAGCGGCCCGCCGCCTCCTCCTGGCGCAGCTCGCCGAACGACGACCTCGTCCGGCAGGCCGAGCGCGTCCGGCAGCCGGCCGCGGGCGGCGTCACCACCTCGGGCCTGCCGCGCCGGGTGCCCCGGGCGAACCTCGTTCCGGGCACGGCTCAGCAGCAACAGCACCAGAGCGGTCCGCAGGTCTCGCGTGCGCCTGACGACGTACGCGGCCGGCTGACCAATCTCCGTCGGGGCATCGCACAGGGTCGTCAGGCCGGCACCGGCCAGACGGGCAGTTTCACCAGCCCCACTCACCAGCAGGAGCGTTAG
- the leuC gene encoding 3-isopropylmalate dehydratase large subunit, translating into MGRTLAEKVWDDHVVRRAEGEPDLLFIDLHLLHEVTSPQAFDGLRKSGRSVRRLDLTIATEDHNTPTLDIDKPIADPVSRVQLETLRKNCADFGVRLHPLGDVEQGVVHVVGPQLGLTQPGTTVVCGDSHTSTHGAFGALAFGIGTSQVEHVLATQTLPMARPKTMAITVDGELPEGVTAKDLILAIIARIGTGGGQGYVLEYRGSAIEKLSMEARMTICNMSIEAGARAGMIAPDETTFAYLKGRPHAPEGADWDAAVEYWKTLRTDDDAEFDAEVVIDATELSPFVTWGTNPGQGAPLSASVPDPASYEDASERLAAEKALEYMGLEAGQPLRSIKVDTVFVGSCTNGRIEDLRAAAELLKGRKVADGVRMLVVPGSARVGLQAVSEGLDVVFKDAGAEWRHAGCSMCLGMNPDQLAPGERSASTSNRNFEGRQGKGGRTHLVSPQVAAATAVLGHLASPADLSDADVPTPAGV; encoded by the coding sequence ATGGGTAGGACACTCGCGGAGAAGGTCTGGGACGACCACGTCGTCCGGCGCGCCGAGGGCGAGCCCGACCTCCTCTTCATCGATCTGCACCTGCTGCACGAGGTGACCAGCCCCCAGGCCTTCGACGGCCTCCGCAAGAGCGGGCGCAGCGTGCGCCGGCTCGACCTGACCATCGCCACCGAGGACCACAACACCCCGACCCTCGACATCGACAAGCCCATCGCGGACCCGGTCTCCCGCGTCCAGCTGGAGACGCTGCGCAAGAACTGCGCCGACTTCGGCGTCCGGCTGCACCCGCTGGGCGACGTCGAGCAGGGCGTCGTGCACGTCGTCGGCCCTCAGCTGGGCCTGACCCAGCCGGGCACCACGGTCGTCTGCGGCGACTCGCACACCTCCACGCACGGCGCCTTCGGCGCGCTGGCGTTCGGCATCGGCACCTCGCAGGTCGAGCACGTGCTGGCCACCCAGACGCTGCCGATGGCCCGCCCGAAGACCATGGCGATCACGGTCGACGGCGAGCTGCCCGAGGGCGTCACCGCCAAGGACCTGATCCTCGCGATCATCGCCAGGATCGGCACGGGCGGCGGCCAGGGCTACGTCCTGGAGTACCGCGGCTCCGCCATCGAGAAGCTCTCGATGGAGGCCCGGATGACCATCTGCAACATGTCGATCGAGGCCGGCGCCCGCGCGGGCATGATCGCCCCCGACGAGACCACCTTCGCCTACCTCAAGGGCCGCCCGCACGCCCCCGAGGGCGCCGACTGGGACGCGGCCGTCGAGTACTGGAAGACGCTGCGCACCGACGACGACGCCGAGTTCGACGCCGAGGTCGTGATCGACGCCACCGAACTGTCGCCGTTCGTCACCTGGGGCACCAACCCCGGCCAGGGCGCGCCGCTTTCTGCGTCCGTCCCCGATCCGGCTTCGTACGAAGACGCTTCGGAGCGCCTCGCAGCCGAAAAGGCCCTGGAATACATGGGGTTGGAGGCCGGCCAACCGCTGCGCTCCATCAAGGTGGACACCGTCTTCGTAGGCTCCTGCACCAACGGCCGCATCGAGGACCTGCGCGCCGCCGCCGAGCTCCTCAAGGGCCGCAAAGTCGCCGACGGCGTACGGATGCTGGTCGTCCCCGGATCCGCGCGCGTGGGTCTGCAGGCCGTCTCCGAGGGCCTGGACGTCGTCTTCAAGGACGCCGGCGCCGAATGGCGGCACGCGGGCTGCTCGATGTGCCTCGGCATGAACCCCGACCAGCTGGCCCCGGGCGAGCGCTCCGCGTCCACCTCCAACCGCAACTTCGAGGGCAGGCAGGGCAAGGGCGGCCGTACGCACCTGGTGTCGCCGCAGGTCGCCGCCGCCACCGCGGTCCTCGGCCACCTGGCCTCCCCGGCCGACCTGTCCGACGCCGACGTCCCCACGCCCGCTGGAGTCTGA
- the gltX gene encoding glutamate--tRNA ligase: MASAPGSPVRVRFCPSPTGNPHVGLVRTALFNWAFARHHQGTLVFRIEDTDAARDSEESYQQLLDAMRWLGFDWDEGPEVGGPHAPYRQSQRMEIYADIARKLLDAGHAYHCYCSQEELDSRREAARAAGKPSGYDGHCRELTAGQVEEYKAQGRTPIVRFRMPDETITFTDLVRGELTFTPENVPDYGIVRANGAPLYTLVNPVDDALMEITHVLRGEDLLSSTPRQIALYRALIELGVAKGVPEFGHLPYVMGEGNKKLSKRDPQSSLNLYRERGFLPEGLLNYLSLLGWSLSADQDIFTTDEMVAAFDVADVNPNPARFDLKKCEAINADHIRLLDVKDFTERCRPWLQPPFAPWAPEDFDEGKWQAIAPHAQTRLKVLSEITDNVDFLFLPEPAEDEASWQKAMKEGSDALLRTAREKLRAADWTSAESLKEAVLAAGEAHGLKLGKAQAPVRVAVTGRTVGLPLFESLQILGEEKTLARIDAALEKLAA, translated from the coding sequence GTGGCTAGCGCACCCGGCTCCCCCGTACGCGTCCGTTTCTGCCCCTCGCCCACTGGTAACCCCCACGTGGGCCTGGTCCGCACCGCCCTGTTCAACTGGGCGTTCGCCCGGCACCACCAGGGCACCCTGGTGTTCCGCATCGAGGACACCGACGCGGCCCGCGACTCCGAGGAGTCGTACCAGCAGCTGCTCGACGCGATGCGCTGGCTGGGCTTCGACTGGGACGAGGGCCCCGAGGTCGGCGGCCCGCACGCGCCGTACCGCCAGTCGCAGCGCATGGAGATCTACGCCGACATCGCCCGGAAGCTGCTCGACGCAGGTCACGCCTACCACTGCTACTGCTCCCAGGAGGAGCTGGACAGCCGCCGCGAGGCCGCCCGTGCGGCGGGGAAGCCGTCGGGCTACGACGGCCACTGCCGCGAGCTGACCGCCGGGCAGGTCGAGGAGTACAAGGCGCAGGGCCGCACGCCGATCGTGCGCTTCCGCATGCCCGACGAGACGATCACCTTCACGGACCTGGTCCGCGGCGAGCTGACGTTCACCCCGGAGAACGTCCCGGACTACGGCATCGTCCGCGCCAACGGCGCCCCGCTCTACACACTGGTCAACCCGGTCGACGACGCCCTGATGGAGATCACCCACGTCCTGCGCGGCGAGGACCTGCTGTCGTCGACCCCCCGCCAGATCGCCCTGTACCGGGCGCTGATCGAACTGGGCGTCGCCAAGGGAGTCCCGGAGTTCGGCCACCTGCCGTACGTGATGGGCGAGGGCAACAAGAAGCTCTCCAAGCGCGACCCGCAGTCCTCGCTGAACCTCTACCGCGAGCGCGGCTTCCTGCCCGAGGGCCTGCTCAACTACCTCTCCCTCCTCGGCTGGTCGCTCTCGGCCGACCAGGACATCTTCACGACCGACGAGATGGTCGCCGCCTTCGACGTCGCGGACGTGAACCCCAACCCGGCCCGCTTCGACCTGAAGAAGTGCGAGGCGATCAACGCCGACCACATCCGCCTGCTGGACGTGAAGGACTTCACCGAGCGCTGCCGGCCCTGGCTGCAGCCCCCGTTCGCCCCCTGGGCGCCGGAGGACTTCGACGAGGGCAAGTGGCAGGCGATCGCCCCGCACGCCCAGACCCGTCTGAAGGTCCTCTCCGAGATCACGGACAACGTCGACTTCCTCTTCCTGCCCGAGCCGGCCGAGGACGAGGCGAGCTGGCAGAAGGCCATGAAGGAGGGCAGCGACGCGCTCCTGCGCACGGCCCGCGAGAAGCTCCGGGCGGCCGACTGGACCTCCGCCGAGTCCCTGAAGGAGGCCGTCCTGGCCGCCGGTGAGGCCCACGGTCTCAAGCTCGGCAAGGCCCAGGCCCCGGTCCGGGTCGCCGTGACCGGCCGCACGGTGGGGCTTCCGCTCTTCGAGTCCCTGCAGATCCTGGGCGAGGAGAAGACACTGGCCCGGATCGACGCGGCGCTGGAGAAGCTGGCGGCGTAG
- a CDS encoding HAD family hydrolase, whose translation MPIRAVLWDVDDTLFDYTGADRAGMRLHLAAEGLLDAHGSVEQAIARWREITDAQWARFSAGEVSFEDQRRDRVRVFLGRELSDEEADAWFQRYIAHYETVWSLFPDVLPVLDALAASHRHAVLSNSSIHVQDRKLRVLGVRDRFEALLCAAELGVSKPEPRAFHAACDALELAPHQVAYVGDHPEIDGRGAADAGLLSVWIDRAGAYASIDPPAGPRRIASLAELPAVLGADSRFGAPSTFG comes from the coding sequence ATGCCGATCAGAGCCGTCCTGTGGGACGTCGACGACACGCTCTTCGACTACACGGGTGCCGACCGCGCCGGGATGCGCCTGCACCTCGCGGCCGAGGGACTGCTGGACGCGCACGGGAGCGTGGAGCAGGCCATCGCGCGCTGGCGGGAGATCACCGACGCCCAGTGGGCACGTTTCTCCGCGGGCGAGGTCTCCTTCGAGGACCAGCGCCGGGACCGCGTTCGGGTGTTCCTCGGTCGGGAACTGAGCGACGAGGAGGCCGACGCCTGGTTCCAGCGGTACATCGCGCACTACGAGACCGTCTGGTCCCTCTTCCCGGACGTCCTGCCCGTCCTGGACGCCCTCGCCGCCAGCCACCGGCACGCGGTGCTGTCCAACTCCAGCATCCACGTCCAGGACCGCAAGCTGCGCGTGCTCGGCGTGCGCGACCGCTTCGAGGCCCTGCTGTGCGCCGCGGAACTCGGGGTGTCCAAGCCGGAGCCGCGGGCGTTCCACGCGGCCTGCGACGCCCTGGAACTCGCTCCGCACCAGGTGGCGTACGTCGGTGACCACCCGGAGATCGACGGCCGGGGCGCCGCCGACGCCGGGTTGCTGTCGGTGTGGATCGACCGCGCCGGCGCGTACGCGAGCATCGATCCGCCCGCCGGGCCGCGCCGCATCGCCTCCCTCGCCGAACTCCCGGCGGTCCTCGGCGCGGATAGTCGTTTTGGAGCCCCGTCCACCTTCGGGTAA